A single region of the Thermotoga profunda AZM34c06 genome encodes:
- a CDS encoding ABC transporter ATP-binding protein, with protein MPWVEFTNVVKRFSNIMAVNNVSFSIEKHDFFTLLGPSGCGKTTTLRLIAGLELPDEGRIFIANQDVTYKLPKERNVAMVFQNYALYPHMTVKENISYPLVVRKIHKQEIEKRVNFVAESLQINQLLDRYPQQISGGQQQRVALARAMIQTPSVFLLDEPLSNLDAKLRLEARSFLKHLHMELGTAVVYVTHDQAEAMALSTKIAVMDSGIIKQIGTPKQIYDQPVDTFVASFIGNPPMNIIPCRISDGYCYIGEQRFQLQIPLAKTYQDVYLGIRPENIQIDRTKGDLCAQIFVIEPLGVETIITLNIDNYQIKCLVFEDVPYTAGDKIWIKLKRDKIHIFEKSGKRIQGSEQIDNY; from the coding sequence GTGCCCTGGGTAGAATTCACAAATGTTGTCAAAAGATTCTCCAATATCATGGCAGTCAACAATGTGAGTTTTTCTATAGAAAAACATGATTTTTTCACACTACTTGGGCCTTCGGGCTGTGGCAAAACAACTACGTTAAGGCTTATAGCAGGACTTGAATTACCAGATGAAGGAAGAATCTTCATAGCAAATCAGGATGTCACATATAAACTCCCGAAAGAAAGAAACGTTGCAATGGTGTTTCAGAATTACGCTCTTTATCCTCATATGACTGTGAAAGAAAATATTTCATACCCACTCGTTGTGAGAAAGATTCACAAGCAGGAAATAGAAAAAAGAGTCAATTTTGTAGCTGAAAGCCTTCAAATAAACCAACTACTTGACAGATATCCACAGCAAATAAGCGGTGGCCAGCAGCAAAGAGTTGCCTTAGCGCGGGCAATGATACAAACCCCGAGTGTATTTCTGCTCGATGAACCTTTATCCAATTTGGATGCAAAACTCAGACTCGAGGCAAGAAGTTTTCTGAAGCACTTGCATATGGAACTTGGTACGGCTGTGGTCTATGTCACACACGATCAAGCAGAAGCAATGGCGCTATCAACAAAAATTGCCGTTATGGACAGTGGAATCATCAAACAAATAGGAACTCCAAAACAAATTTATGATCAACCTGTAGACACCTTTGTTGCTTCGTTCATAGGAAACCCACCAATGAATATTATTCCCTGTAGGATCTCAGATGGATATTGTTATATTGGAGAGCAAAGATTTCAACTACAAATACCTCTGGCAAAGACATATCAGGATGTTTATCTGGGGATAAGGCCAGAGAATATCCAAATAGATCGCACAAAAGGAGATCTCTGCGCACAAATCTTTGTGATAGAACCGCTTGGAGTTGAAACAATAATTACGCTGAATATCGATAATTACCAAATCAAATGTCTTGTCTTTGAAGATGTCCCATACACGGCGGGTGATAAAATTTGGATTAAGCTCAAAAGAGACAAAATACACATATTCGAAAAAAGCGGTAAAAGAATACAAGGAAGTGAACAAATTGATAATTATTGA
- a CDS encoding carbohydrate ABC transporter permease, whose translation MKDPRRMSKITNYIILTPILAFFVAPILWLLVTPFSSRPSLFISISTPTLNNFVRVFHNKTAINAFKNSLIISVGVVLLVTVCALFAAYVLSRHYFKGRDVLLYVLVLFSSIVTGVAAMVPIFMLNLRLGLINKELGVILTIAGGMLPTSIFILRDFFDSIPRTFEEAALVDGSSPLQVMFKIFLPLSSKGIIVVAMLVFAQSWSNFLIPFVLLRSHTKYPVSIAIYTFFTEVGVPDIGMISAYALLYTTPVIVMYFIVERKFGFSFYGGIKG comes from the coding sequence ATGAAGGACCCCAGAAGAATGAGTAAAATCACGAATTATATAATACTTACACCTATATTGGCTTTTTTCGTTGCGCCCATCTTATGGTTGTTAGTGACACCATTTAGCTCGAGGCCATCATTGTTCATATCGATCTCAACTCCAACATTGAATAATTTTGTAAGAGTCTTTCATAACAAGACAGCGATCAATGCATTCAAGAACAGTCTGATCATTTCCGTGGGTGTGGTATTACTCGTCACTGTATGTGCACTTTTTGCAGCTTATGTTCTCTCGAGGCATTATTTTAAAGGCAGAGATGTCTTGTTGTATGTTTTGGTTCTTTTTTCGAGCATAGTCACTGGTGTAGCAGCAATGGTTCCAATATTCATGCTGAATCTAAGACTTGGTTTGATAAACAAGGAGCTCGGAGTTATTCTGACAATCGCAGGTGGTATGTTACCAACGTCGATATTCATCCTGAGAGATTTTTTCGACTCGATCCCGAGGACCTTTGAAGAAGCAGCACTTGTCGATGGAAGCTCACCCTTACAAGTCATGTTTAAAATCTTTTTACCACTCTCAAGCAAGGGAATAATTGTAGTAGCTATGCTTGTTTTTGCTCAATCTTGGAGTAATTTTCTAATTCCTTTTGTTTTATTAAGGTCACATACAAAATACCCGGTTTCCATAGCTATATATACATTTTTCACCGAAGTTGGTGTACCCGATATAGGTATGATATCCGCATACGCATTACTTTACACAACACCAGTCATAGTTATGTACTTTATCGTTGAGCGAAAATTCGGTTTCTCATTCTACGGCGGCATCAAAGGTTGA
- a CDS encoding carbohydrate ABC transporter permease, producing MQKKYLIGKKAVVLLLIPALILISVFLIFPAIWVLKLGMTNETLTGIKAREPDFVGFENFSRVFSDRFFYNALKISLLFVFGSAIVGQAGLGMILALLTYRRSRRLKTIVQSIVILAWIIPEVVVAYLWIAFLDKDFGTLNVTLSWLGFEKINWFYNHPILTIVLFNTWRGTAYSMLLFSAALETIPPSYLETADIIGTTSWRKFKDIVLPNIKGYIFTDFILITLWTFNVFTPYLLTGGGPSFKTELLPIYIYRNAFKYFKIGYGSAISTIVLLINLLLAIFYITLSRRKKT from the coding sequence TTGCAAAAAAAGTATTTAATAGGCAAAAAAGCCGTTGTGTTGCTGTTAATTCCTGCTTTGATTCTTATATCGGTCTTTCTCATCTTTCCAGCTATTTGGGTTTTGAAGCTAGGTATGACGAATGAAACACTCACAGGTATTAAGGCAAGAGAGCCTGATTTTGTGGGTTTCGAAAATTTTTCAAGGGTTTTTTCTGATCGTTTTTTCTACAACGCTTTGAAGATAAGTCTTCTGTTTGTCTTTGGTTCCGCAATAGTTGGTCAAGCAGGACTTGGGATGATTCTGGCGTTACTCACTTATAGAAGAAGCCGCAGGTTAAAGACTATTGTTCAGTCCATCGTGATACTCGCATGGATCATCCCGGAAGTAGTCGTTGCATATCTTTGGATCGCATTCTTGGACAAAGATTTTGGAACACTAAATGTGACATTGTCTTGGCTTGGTTTTGAGAAAATCAACTGGTTTTACAACCATCCCATTTTGACTATTGTCTTATTCAATACTTGGAGAGGAACTGCTTATTCCATGTTGTTGTTTTCTGCGGCTCTTGAGACAATTCCACCTTCTTATCTTGAGACCGCCGACATAATAGGAACAACATCTTGGAGAAAATTCAAAGACATAGTTTTACCAAACATAAAGGGTTATATCTTCACTGATTTTATTCTAATAACACTTTGGACTTTCAATGTTTTCACGCCTTATCTTTTAACGGGAGGAGGACCTTCATTCAAAACAGAACTTCTACCAATCTATATATATAGGAATGCATTCAAATATTTCAAGATAGGCTATGGATCAGCAATATCAACAATTGTTTTGCTTATAAATCTTCTTTTGGCAATCTTTTACATAACACTGTCACGGAGGAAAAAAACATGA
- a CDS encoding extracellular solute-binding protein, which translates to MKRWICLLIVLLLAIFVVAEKISIIANAIKGGKNTQVVEWFEKFLPDIEKELGIQVELIQTGIKDEDFKARIVLDIKGGGGADILWIDGFWVPEFAEAGYLRPIDDILETVPAWKYYYDSMKAMGSYKGKTYLVPASTDVRMIYYNKELFKKAGIPLPWQPKNWEDIIKTARIIKEKLPGVIPLQINAGTEMGEATTMQGFFMVLLGAGGNLYDWETGKWIVNSSALRDTLNFYKQIYVDEKLGDAELQVSPGAREKTFDLFRQEKIAMYVEGTWMYTSVLNPNNPSWGFPDRDERIGWAAMPGRGKPGDPEFVSISGGTGFAVNPNTKNPKLVAEVLKRILYVEPQLSYFTLKPFVSPRSDLADSCWTVNKDRFIAETSRVLVKYTTFRPAFPVYPEISFQAQLLTERVVTKQMTVEQALKEFATEVTHIVGKQNVIEKP; encoded by the coding sequence GTGAAAAGGTGGATCTGTTTACTAATTGTCCTTTTATTGGCTATTTTTGTAGTTGCTGAAAAAATATCGATCATCGCAAATGCCATTAAAGGTGGAAAGAACACACAAGTTGTTGAGTGGTTCGAGAAATTCCTTCCAGATATTGAAAAAGAACTGGGTATTCAAGTTGAACTAATTCAAACTGGTATCAAGGACGAAGACTTCAAAGCCAGAATTGTGCTTGATATCAAAGGTGGCGGAGGAGCAGACATACTTTGGATTGATGGTTTCTGGGTACCTGAATTCGCTGAAGCTGGGTATCTCAGGCCTATCGATGACATTTTGGAAACAGTCCCTGCCTGGAAATACTACTATGATTCGATGAAAGCCATGGGGAGCTACAAAGGAAAGACTTATCTTGTACCGGCTTCTACAGATGTGAGAATGATTTACTACAACAAAGAACTCTTCAAAAAGGCTGGGATACCACTTCCATGGCAACCAAAGAATTGGGAAGATATTATCAAAACAGCAAGAATCATCAAAGAAAAATTACCTGGTGTAATACCACTACAAATCAACGCAGGTACGGAAATGGGTGAAGCAACAACCATGCAGGGGTTTTTCATGGTCTTACTTGGAGCTGGTGGAAATCTCTATGATTGGGAGACTGGAAAGTGGATTGTAAATAGCAGCGCATTAAGAGACACTCTGAATTTCTACAAACAGATTTATGTCGATGAAAAATTAGGCGATGCAGAACTTCAGGTATCACCTGGTGCTCGAGAAAAGACATTTGATTTGTTCAGACAGGAAAAGATTGCAATGTATGTTGAAGGAACTTGGATGTATACATCTGTTCTAAACCCAAATAACCCATCTTGGGGCTTTCCAGACAGAGATGAGAGAATTGGCTGGGCTGCAATGCCTGGGAGAGGCAAACCTGGCGATCCAGAATTTGTTTCCATCTCCGGTGGAACAGGCTTTGCCGTAAATCCAAATACCAAAAATCCAAAACTTGTAGCGGAAGTCTTGAAAAGAATCCTTTATGTCGAACCACAACTCAGTTATTTTACGCTTAAACCATTCGTCTCTCCAAGATCTGATCTTGCAGACTCATGTTGGACTGTCAACAAAGATAGATTCATAGCCGAAACAAGTAGAGTACTGGTGAAATACACCACCTTCAGACCTGCATTTCCAGTTTATCCGGAGATCTCATTCCAAGCACAATTATTAACCGAAAGAGTCGTTACAAAACAAATGACCGTTGAACAAGCTCTTAAAGAATTTGCAACCGAAGTCACACACATAGTCGGAAAACAAAACGTTATTGAGAAACCATGA
- a CDS encoding GntR family transcriptional regulator, which translates to MKNKPMYMIVKEYILSRIKKGELSPEDRIPSEKELMDLFQVSRITVRKAIDELAIEGYIYRLQGIGTFVQKPPQKAQIVSSKLVGVFLTTASDILSVGILRGLEEYLSTIGFHPVVQFSDNDENSEKEKLDRLLQLQVAGFIILPHLCSLSDQTLLDLVKQKKPVVFVDRTIEGLGYHSVQSDNQKGAYDIARHLLEIHHYKNIAFVSWESTKVSSVRERFHGAKKACDEFGGTIQLVQIEKPQIKELHLLTKKFDAIFACTDLLAVEIISHLQSYNIRIPEDIAVVGFDDRPFSEFIQPKLTTVRQYPEKIGEKAAAVLISLLAWNNVDEQVHYVPTKLVVRNSCGCK; encoded by the coding sequence ATGAAAAACAAACCCATGTACATGATCGTAAAAGAATATATCCTCTCGAGAATCAAAAAAGGTGAACTTTCCCCAGAAGATCGCATACCATCGGAGAAAGAATTGATGGATTTGTTCCAAGTCAGTAGAATTACGGTTAGAAAGGCTATAGATGAACTGGCTATTGAAGGTTATATTTACAGGCTCCAAGGAATCGGTACTTTTGTACAAAAACCACCACAAAAGGCACAAATAGTCTCCTCAAAATTAGTCGGAGTCTTTCTAACAACTGCTTCTGATATACTTAGCGTTGGAATTTTAAGAGGTTTAGAGGAATATTTATCCACGATTGGTTTCCACCCGGTAGTTCAATTTTCTGACAATGATGAAAATTCAGAAAAAGAGAAACTCGATAGATTACTTCAACTTCAAGTGGCAGGATTCATAATCCTTCCACATCTTTGTTCACTTTCAGATCAGACGCTTTTGGATCTGGTGAAGCAGAAAAAACCTGTGGTCTTTGTCGACAGAACAATCGAAGGTTTGGGATACCACAGTGTTCAATCTGATAATCAAAAAGGAGCTTATGATATAGCAAGGCATCTTTTAGAGATACATCATTACAAGAATATAGCTTTTGTTTCTTGGGAGAGCACAAAGGTAAGCAGCGTTAGAGAGAGATTTCACGGTGCCAAAAAGGCCTGTGATGAATTTGGGGGAACTATTCAACTCGTTCAAATAGAAAAGCCTCAAATAAAAGAACTACATCTGCTTACCAAAAAATTCGATGCGATATTTGCCTGCACGGATTTGCTCGCAGTTGAAATCATCTCACATTTACAGTCATACAACATAAGAATACCAGAAGATATAGCAGTCGTTGGCTTTGATGACAGACCATTCAGCGAGTTTATCCAACCGAAACTCACAACTGTGAGACAGTATCCTGAGAAGATTGGTGAAAAGGCAGCCGCTGTTCTTATCTCCTTACTGGCATGGAACAATGTCGACGAACAGGTACATTATGTCCCAACAAAGCTCGTTGTTAGAAATTCTTGTGGATGTAAATAA
- a CDS encoding MalY/PatB family protein has product MSEERFDLIERCEDILDCIDRKNTDCVKYDSIINKYGEDVIPAWIADMDFKTAPKILEAFVKRIEHGVFGYTFRSKNYYEAIVKWYEKRHNCKINSEWIVDGPGVVPMIAILVNTLTQPGDKVIIQPPVYPPFFAAIEKNERTIVENRLRRTQNSYQMDFENLEKVIDEKTKLMIISNPHNPVGRVWTYQELERLYSIALKYGLIIISDEIHADIIYKPNEFTSLLKVAQRNVIVLNSPGKTFNVPGLTNSYGIIPDKELRTFYNKAIEKLELTTGNIFGITALCAAYSQGEQWLTELIDFLQSNRDYVYDFVKKNMPLIDMTLPEGTFLMWLDCSKLRLENPQKFFLQNARVYLNNGADFGDPNSVRLNIACSRKTLEQIMERMKVAYDSLNHR; this is encoded by the coding sequence ATGTCAGAAGAGAGATTTGATCTCATCGAAAGGTGTGAGGATATCTTGGATTGTATCGATAGAAAGAACACAGATTGTGTGAAGTATGATTCTATCATCAACAAATATGGTGAAGATGTGATTCCAGCTTGGATAGCAGACATGGATTTCAAAACTGCTCCTAAGATACTTGAGGCATTTGTCAAAAGAATCGAACATGGGGTTTTTGGATACACCTTTCGTTCCAAAAATTATTACGAAGCGATAGTGAAATGGTATGAAAAGCGACATAACTGCAAAATCAATTCAGAGTGGATTGTCGATGGTCCTGGTGTTGTCCCAATGATTGCGATCTTGGTCAACACACTCACACAACCAGGTGATAAAGTCATAATTCAGCCACCTGTTTATCCGCCGTTTTTTGCGGCTATTGAGAAAAACGAAAGAACGATTGTCGAGAACAGGCTCAGAAGAACACAAAATTCTTACCAAATGGATTTTGAGAACTTAGAGAAAGTGATCGATGAAAAGACAAAATTGATGATCATATCGAATCCTCACAATCCTGTTGGTAGAGTATGGACTTATCAAGAACTTGAAAGACTTTATTCCATCGCTTTGAAATACGGTTTGATAATCATCAGCGATGAAATTCATGCCGATATAATTTACAAGCCCAATGAATTTACTTCATTGCTCAAGGTTGCCCAAAGAAATGTTATTGTGCTCAACTCTCCGGGGAAGACCTTCAATGTACCTGGTTTGACAAATTCATATGGAATAATACCAGACAAGGAGCTGAGAACTTTTTACAACAAAGCCATTGAGAAACTCGAATTGACGACAGGGAACATATTCGGCATAACTGCCCTTTGTGCAGCCTATTCTCAAGGAGAACAATGGCTAACTGAGTTGATAGATTTTCTACAGTCAAACAGAGATTATGTATATGATTTTGTGAAAAAGAACATGCCTTTGATAGATATGACACTTCCGGAAGGAACTTTTCTGATGTGGTTGGACTGTTCCAAATTGAGATTAGAAAATCCCCAAAAGTTTTTCTTGCAGAACGCAAGAGTTTATCTCAACAACGGCGCAGATTTTGGAGACCCAAATTCAGTGAGGTTAAATATTGCATGCTCGAGAAAAACTCTCGAGCAGATAATGGAAAGAATGAAAGTGGCTTATGATTCTCTGAATCACAGATAA
- a CDS encoding ABC transporter ATP-binding protein, with amino-acid sequence MEILKVRKLVKTFWVKKGFFGKHFVIKPLNEVSFDLNEGETLGVVGESGCGKTTLGRTVIRLQQPDGGEINFDGINITNIPEKEFRHFRRNMQIVFQDPFSSLNPRMTVYDILARPIRIHQKFPRSEERSLIMSTLESVGLKSEHVGRFPHEFSGGQRQRIAIARAIITKPKFIVLDEPTSALDVSVQAQIMNLLKKLKQELKLTYMFISHDLSVIKFLSDRIAVMYLGQIVEMGKTDSVVTDMLHPYTQLLFSSIPIPDPTRKMKLIMDVSEIPSLINLPAGCPFFDRCQFRMIECKDTRPALIEVKKDHLVACFLYHNSVYQ; translated from the coding sequence TTGGAAATCCTGAAAGTGAGAAAACTCGTGAAAACTTTCTGGGTTAAAAAAGGATTTTTTGGCAAACACTTCGTTATTAAACCTCTAAATGAAGTTTCGTTTGATTTGAATGAGGGTGAAACATTAGGTGTCGTTGGTGAGTCTGGTTGTGGCAAGACAACTCTGGGGCGAACCGTGATAAGATTGCAGCAACCCGATGGTGGTGAAATAAATTTCGATGGAATCAATATAACAAATATACCAGAAAAGGAATTCCGTCACTTTCGGCGTAATATGCAAATAGTCTTTCAAGATCCATTTTCTTCATTAAATCCGCGCATGACTGTTTACGATATCCTCGCACGACCGATACGAATCCACCAGAAATTTCCAAGATCCGAGGAAAGATCATTAATCATGAGCACTCTGGAAAGCGTCGGCTTAAAATCTGAGCATGTTGGTAGATTTCCGCATGAATTCTCAGGTGGACAGAGACAGAGAATAGCAATAGCTCGCGCTATAATAACAAAACCAAAATTCATTGTCCTTGATGAGCCAACATCGGCTCTCGATGTCTCAGTTCAAGCACAGATAATGAACCTACTGAAAAAGTTGAAACAAGAACTGAAACTCACCTATATGTTCATATCTCATGATCTGTCTGTGATTAAATTCTTGAGCGATAGAATAGCAGTTATGTACCTTGGACAGATAGTTGAGATGGGGAAAACAGATTCAGTAGTCACCGATATGCTTCATCCATATACACAGTTGTTATTTAGCTCTATACCCATACCAGATCCAACAAGAAAGATGAAGCTCATTATGGATGTAAGTGAGATCCCATCTTTAATTAACCTACCGGCAGGATGTCCATTTTTCGATCGCTGTCAATTCAGAATGATCGAATGTAAAGACACACGACCTGCCTTAATTGAAGTGAAGAAAGACCATCTTGTTGCCTGTTTCTTATACCACAACTCTGTTTATCAATAA